One Thiocapsa sp. genomic window carries:
- a CDS encoding PilT/PilU family type 4a pilus ATPase — protein sequence MDINPYLEMMIRHKASDLFFVPGAPAKIKIEGVIRSIGETPLTATFCREAIASLLDADQERELAESLELDFAVALEDRGRFRVNAYHQRGHRAMVLRYIRSTIPTPEELDLPPVLSQLVMHKRGIILMVGATGSGKSTTLAAMIGHRNCTAPGHIITIEDPIEFVHPHQQCIVSQRELGLDTKDYRRALKSALREAPDVILIGEIRTRETMEAAIELAGTGHLAISTLHANNAYQAMERIVNLFPHEMHKTLYTDLSAYMRAIVSQRLVRTTTGARCAAIEILVNTPHIADLIRDGHIESIEEAMQGHGEEGTTTFDEALLKLYHKGSITLDEALTNADSAPNLEAKINFG from the coding sequence ATGGACATCAACCCTTATCTCGAGATGATGATTCGACACAAGGCGTCGGATCTCTTTTTCGTGCCCGGAGCACCGGCCAAGATCAAGATCGAAGGGGTGATCCGCTCGATCGGCGAGACCCCTTTGACGGCGACCTTTTGTCGGGAGGCGATTGCTTCCCTGCTCGATGCGGACCAGGAGCGCGAGCTCGCGGAGTCGCTCGAGCTCGATTTCGCCGTCGCGTTGGAGGATCGTGGACGCTTTCGGGTCAACGCCTATCATCAGCGCGGACACCGGGCGATGGTCCTGCGCTACATCCGAAGCACCATCCCGACCCCCGAGGAGTTGGATCTACCCCCGGTGTTGAGCCAATTGGTCATGCACAAGCGGGGGATCATCCTCATGGTCGGCGCGACGGGCTCCGGCAAGTCCACGACACTCGCCGCGATGATCGGCCATCGCAATTGCACGGCGCCGGGTCACATCATCACCATCGAGGACCCGATCGAGTTCGTGCATCCCCACCAGCAATGCATCGTCAGTCAACGCGAGCTCGGGCTGGATACCAAGGACTACCGGCGGGCGCTGAAGAGTGCACTGCGCGAGGCGCCCGATGTCATCCTGATCGGCGAGATCCGGACCCGCGAAACCATGGAGGCGGCGATCGAGCTGGCCGGGACGGGTCATTTGGCCATCTCGACCCTGCACGCCAACAATGCCTATCAGGCGATGGAGCGGATCGTCAACTTGTTTCCGCATGAGATGCACAAGACGCTCTACACCGACCTCTCGGCCTATATGCGCGCCATCGTCTCGCAACGCCTGGTCCGCACCACCACCGGTGCGCGCTGTGCGGCCATCGAGATCCTAGTCAACACGCCGCACATCGCAGATCTCATTCGAGACGGGCACATCGAGTCGATCGAGGAGGCGATGCAGGGACACGGCGAGGAGGGGACAACCACCTTCGACGAGGCGCTTTTGAAGCTCTACCACAAGGGATCCATCACCTTGGATGAGGCACTCACCAACGCGGACTCGGCCCCCAACCTCGAGGCCAAGATCAACTTCGGGTGA